GAATCATAATTTTTCCTTCTTCAAGCTCAACAACAAGACAGAGATTCAAAAGGTTCTTTGACATACTCATAATTATGTTCTCGGTGAGCCTTGTATTATGGATATTTCTAATTACACCTGCCCTTAATAACTTCCACGGAAACTTCAATTCACTAATAATTAAATTAACCTACGTTCTTGGAGGGTTTTTACTTCTGCTCTCGCTGATAGACTTGATTTTCAACAGAATTAAAGCGGATAGATATGCTCCATTATTGATATTGGCCCTTGGAATTTTAGTTTTGATAATTACAGAATCAGTCTATGTATATCAGATAGTACATGGAACATATGTTGAGGGAAGTTCAGCGGACCTTGGATGGATCCTAGGATATTTAATAGTGGGACTGGCAGGTATATCACAGTACAACCATCAGAAATTGAATATGGACAATTTTATTGATAAATATTTATCCTGGCATAAAAATTATAGCATAACTCCATATTTAGCACTTGCAGGAGTTACAGCTGCTTATATATCATTAATATGGGCATATAATACTTTTAATTCCAATTTAATATTTTTAGAATTTGGTGTGGGCATATTAATCTTTTTAGTTGTGTTACGTCAAATAATATCGGTTAGCGAGAACAAAAAACTTTATTGGAAGGCACAGGAAGAAATAGCGCTGAGAAAAGAGATTTCAAAGTCACTAAAAGAATCTGAATCTGCATATCGGACCATATTCGAAAATACAGGAACTGCTACAGCCATAATAGATGAAAATAACATAATAACTTTGGCAAACAGCGAGTTTGAAAAACTTTCAGGCTGCTCTAAACAGGAAATTGAAGGAATAAAACCCTGGACAGATTTTGTTGTTAAAGAAGACTTGGATAAAATGATGGATTATAACAATCTTAGATTTACAGAAAAAGAACCCCATCCAATGAATTATGAATTCAGGTTAAAAGATAGATCAAGTAATATAAAAAACATATATGTTGTAGCAGTGATAATACCCGGTTCAAATGATAGTTTAATTTCCTTATTAGATGTTACAGAGAGTAAAAATGCAGAAGCCGAGATAAAAAAATCCCTTGAAGAAAAAGAAATTCTTTTAAAAGAGATACATCATCGTGTGAAAAACAATTTAACTGTAATATCAAGTCTTCTCAATCTACAATCCCGATATATAAAAGATAAAGAAGATCTGGTGATGTTTAAAGAAAGTCAGAGTCGTGCTAAGTCCATGGCACTCATACATCAAAGACTATACGATTCATCAGATCTTAAAAGA
This is a stretch of genomic DNA from Methanobacterium spitsbergense. It encodes these proteins:
- a CDS encoding sensor histidine kinase produces the protein MKIEDEIPDPQLKMTLKLSFRNALVIGISFLVILFLVLKLLTKQPEISDIFSYSMMIILYVGVAISLYLASNASQIYGKRTETAWAILSLAVVTSIIASIIAGILVVYFNQSPSNSLADIFYLLFFPLFFIGIIIFPSSSSTTRQRFKRFFDILIIMFSVSLVLWIFLITPALNNFHGNFNSLIIKLTYVLGGFLLLLSLIDLIFNRIKADRYAPLLILALGILVLIITESVYVYQIVHGTYVEGSSADLGWILGYLIVGLAGISQYNHQKLNMDNFIDKYLSWHKNYSITPYLALAGVTAAYISLIWAYNTFNSNLIFLEFGVGILIFLVVLRQIISVSENKKLYWKAQEEIALRKEISKSLKESESAYRTIFENTGTATAIIDENNIITLANSEFEKLSGCSKQEIEGIKPWTDFVVKEDLDKMMDYNNLRFTEKEPHPMNYEFRLKDRSSNIKNIYVVAVIIPGSNDSLISLLDVTESKNAEAEIKKSLEEKEILLKEIHHRVKNNLTVISSLLNLQSRYIKDKEDLVMFKESQSRAKSMALIHQRLYDSSDLKRIDFGDYIKTLANDMFHTYVPNFNMVKLNINVEDVMLDVNTAIPLGLILNELLSNSMKYAFPTELSNNFTNGNIDVNLYKSEKGYTLSVVDDGIGFPEDIDLENTDSLGLQLIYSLTNQIDGTIHLARTNGTSFKIEFKEPEFQK